One Aquila chrysaetos chrysaetos chromosome 22, bAquChr1.4, whole genome shotgun sequence genomic window carries:
- the NEUROG1 gene encoding neurogenin-1, whose amino-acid sequence MMPAEAASSGGGSEPPGAPRERRRRRGRARARTEALLHTLKRSRRVKANDRERNRMHHLNAALDELRSVLPTFPDDTKLTKIETLRFAYNYIWALSETLRLAEQCLPPPPTFRGAAAPPSPGSDAGSWLSSASPSAPSLCASASAPSSPATSEDCAYAPAESLRAFRGLPAASAAPGASCR is encoded by the exons AT GATGCCCGCGGAGGCGgccagcagcggcggcgggtCGGAGCCGCCCGGCGCTCCGCGGGAACGGCGGAGGAGGCGCGGCCGTGCGCGGGCGCGTACCGAAGCGCTTCTGCACACGCTGAAACGCAGCCGGCGGGTAAAGGCCAACGATCGGGAGCGAAACCGCATGCACCACCTCAACGCCGCCCTGGACGAGCTCCGCAGCGTCCTGCCCACCTTCCCCGACGACACCAAGCTCACCAAGATCGAGACCCTGCGCTTCGCCTACAACTACATCTGGGCCCTCTCCGAGACCCTCCGCCTGGCCGAGCAatgcctcccgccgccccccaccttccgcggggccgccgctccccccagccccggcagcgATGCCGGCTCCTGGTTATCCAGCGCTTCCCCGTCCGCCCCTTCGCTCTGCGCCTCCGCCTCCGCTCCCAGCAGCCCCGCCACCTCCGAGGACTGCGCTTACGCGCCCGCCGAAAGCCTGCGCGCCTTCCGCGGCTTGCCCGCAGCCTCCGCGGCCCCGGGCGCATCTTGTCGTTAA